DNA sequence from the Podospora pseudocomata strain CBS 415.72m chromosome 2 map unlocalized CBS415.72m_2.2, whole genome shotgun sequence genome:
TTAATGTGACGTTTGTTGATATCATCATCTGAGAAATTTGCATACAACAACTTATCAACACCGTTCTGCTTGAAATATTAGAGAATATCGTTCAAAATGACCGCCGGCAAGAAATGGATTCTCACAGGCCAGGAAGGTTATGATACCTCCCTTCAACTGGTCGACTCGGACATTTCGACCGACCAGCTGGGACCGGATGACGTGCTAGTCCAGCTTCAAGCTGCCAGTCTCAACTATCGTGATTTGGTCATTGCCAAAAGCGATGTTGGTTTTcgctcccaaacaccaccgcgtAAAGGTCAACACTAACTTCCTGACAGGGCGGAGTAACCGGCTCCATCACCCCTAACGTCGTCCCTGGCTCCGACGGCGCGGGCATGGTCGTCGCCGTTGGGTCCTCCGTGACTGGTCTCAGCCCAGGCGACAGAGTCATCACTTACCTcgccccaaccctcccaccaTCAGATGAAACCGCTCTCCCAGGCGCCGCCGAAATCTTCGCTGGTCTTGGGCAGAGGGTGGACGGTACCCTCGCCAACCAGATGCTCATCACCCAGCATGGCGTCATCAAGGGCCCTTCCAACCTGACGCCCGTCCAAGCCGCTACACTGACCTGCAGCGGTTTGACAGCCTGGAATGCCCTCTTTGGAGTCTCTGGGAGAGAGATCAAAAAGGGTGACTGGGTTCTTGTTCAGGGAACTGGCGGTGTTAGTATCGCCG
Encoded proteins:
- a CDS encoding uncharacterized protein (COG:C; EggNog:ENOG503NX49), yielding MTAGKKWILTGQEGYDTSLQLVDSDISTDQLGPDDVLVQLQAASLNYRDLVIAKSDGGVTGSITPNVVPGSDGAGMVVAVGSSVTGLSPGDRVITYLAPTLPPSDETALPGAAEIFAGLGQRVDGTLANQMLITQHGVIKGPSNLTPVQAATLTCSGLTAWNALFGVSGREIKKGDWVLVQGTGGVSIAALQFAVAVGANVIATTSSEEKAERLKELGARHVINYKETEDWGEAAKKYTPGEKGVDMVVDVAGNSSLVQSLAAVRTDGIICLVGLLGKFDAGTIPMMSALWRPCIVRGVLLGSRKQYRNLVRFVEEKAVVPVMDDVVFGLEDVKEAYKRMEEQKHFSKIVIKIEE